Proteins from a genomic interval of Solea solea chromosome 10, fSolSol10.1, whole genome shotgun sequence:
- the LOC131466417 gene encoding CMRF35-like molecule 1 → MRTSLMVIIYLMMVGANSETVDRNKGDPVNNKCANAPVWQKLRVGDSVTINCTYTREGESAIKQFCREDRDSQCTNVISTHVSNCTQLGRFTLTDYKQKGVYTVVITALNQEDNGIYWCAVEKTLTGNTLTCLSRIHLHIRNRDDVTQQVKHQTGSTALITCSYPPNHTDNTKSLCKGENPFDCLELINTTHVSGMSEGRFHIRDNKRKNHFNVHIKNVMTADAGTYWCISDRKCHNNGCKEIHLSMEENQAKNKRWTTQWTTQWTTAATSLHVDRSSHSGMTWVLILCLAVVIVIVVVVIVLLMYRHNCLRTQGKGESSNVGINTEENHGDPTYEEIQEVNQQGSGSGGALLSVYACAGSPPADQLHYASISFQEVSVTVSTDRNAHSDKNGSLVCVYSSVNTEP, encoded by the exons GTGCTAACGCGCCAGTGTGGCAGAAGCTTCGTGTTGGAGACTCCGTTACCATCAACTGCACGTAcacgagagagggagaaagtgcAATTAAACAGTTCTGCAGAGAAGACAGAGACTCACAGTGCACAAATGTGATATCAACGCACGTTTCAAATTGCACACAATTAGGCAGGTTCACATTGACGGACTATAAACAGAAAGGAGTCTACACTGTGGTGATTACCGCACTGAACCAAGAAGACAATGGAATATACTGGTGCGCTGTGGAAAAAACCCTTACTGGTAACACTCTCACGTGTCTGTCCAGGATCCATCTCCATATTAGAA ACAGGGATGATGTTACACAACAAGTAAAGCATCAAACTGGGAGTACTGCATTGATTACGTGTTCCTACCCACCTAACCACACGGACAACACAAAGTCCCTGTGCAAGGGGGAGAATCCTTTTGATTGTTTGGAgttaataaacacaacacatgtcaGTGGCATGTCTGAAGGCAGGTTTCATATAAGggacaacaaaagaaagaatcACTTCAATGTGCACATCAAAAATGTGATGACAGCCGACGCTGGGACGTACTGGTGTATCTCTGATAGGAAATGTCACAACAATGGATGCAAAGAAATCCACCTTTCTATGG AGGAAAACCAAGCCAAAAACAAAAGGTGGACAACTCAGTGGACAACTCAGTGGACAACAGCAGCAACCAGCCTCCATGTTGACCGGTCATCACACTCTG GCATGACTTGGGTTCTGATACTGTGTCTGGCAGTTGTAATAGTAATTGTAGTCGTTGTGATTGTGCTGCTCATGTACAGACACAATTGCCTCAGGACACAAGGCAAGG GGGAATCATCAAATGTTGGCATAAACACAGAG GAAAATCATGGAGATCCCACTTATGAGGAGATACAAGAGGTAAACCAGCAGGGGTCAGGATCAGGAGGTGCGCTGTTGTCTGTTTATGCCTGCGCCGGCAGCCCTCCTGCAGACCAGCTCCACTACGCCAGCATCAGTTTCCAGGAGGTTTCTGTCACTGTCTCCACAGACAGAAATGCACATTCTGATAAAAATGGCTCGCTGGTGTGTGTTTACTCCTCTGTCAATACTGAACCTTAA